The following proteins come from a genomic window of Candidatus Zixiibacteriota bacterium:
- a CDS encoding TetR/AcrR family transcriptional regulator produces the protein MVKFTHGRRKKGGAGSKRRRLRPEARRIELLEAALSVLRSRDPINARVEDVTGAAGAAKGTFYLYFPSWEDMLVEVRAHLLSKYISEMQKRFAGEALSDWWDTFEKECIHFIDFIVELGDLHKAIFHGPIADRPIDTAISSNTIITRILKTGIESGACRLVEIDASARLLFSVLHTTADSVVQTGDRKHYLNSMLDLLRAWLAPSPATMKQRISSPRRKRNK, from the coding sequence ATGGTGAAATTTACGCATGGCAGGCGAAAAAAAGGTGGTGCCGGTTCGAAGCGCCGCCGACTGCGCCCCGAAGCGCGTCGGATAGAATTGCTCGAGGCCGCCCTTAGCGTCCTGAGAAGCCGGGACCCTATAAATGCGCGTGTCGAGGATGTGACCGGGGCCGCGGGAGCGGCCAAGGGGACTTTTTATCTCTATTTTCCATCCTGGGAAGATATGCTTGTTGAAGTTCGCGCACACCTTCTATCGAAATACATATCCGAAATGCAAAAAAGATTTGCGGGCGAAGCACTCTCTGACTGGTGGGACACATTCGAAAAAGAGTGCATTCACTTCATCGATTTCATTGTGGAACTCGGCGATCTGCACAAAGCTATCTTTCACGGACCAATTGCGGATCGGCCTATCGACACCGCCATATCCTCCAATACGATTATTACCCGGATATTGAAGACAGGAATCGAATCCGGCGCCTGTCGACTTGTTGAAATCGACGCTTCGGCCAGGCTCCTCTTCTCGGTGTTACATACTACAGCAGACAGCGTTGTTCAAACGGGTGACCGTAAACATTATCTCAATTCGATGCTTGATCTACTGAGGGCCTGGCTTGCCCCCTCCCCGGCGACAATGAAACAAAGAATATCTTCCCCCCGAAGGAAACGTAATAAATGA
- a CDS encoding 4Fe-4S binding protein: MIEQKKHIEVNRLVNAKSDRWIPVIDLGRCKGCGKCVEACPRGVLEVRRINSADYEQLGWIARMRIRHHGMQVAYAVGTVDCQSCGRCLEVCRKQAIHLGPLISDATQAYRQNH; this comes from the coding sequence ATGATTGAACAGAAAAAACATATCGAGGTTAACCGTCTCGTTAACGCGAAATCGGACCGTTGGATTCCGGTTATTGATTTGGGACGTTGCAAAGGATGTGGCAAATGCGTTGAAGCCTGTCCCCGGGGTGTATTGGAAGTTCGCAGGATAAATTCCGCCGATTATGAACAACTGGGATGGATTGCCCGAATGAGAATTCGACATCACGGTATGCAGGTTGCTTATGCGGTCGGTACCGTCGACTGTCAATCATGCGGCCGATGTCTCGAAGTATGCCGAAAGCAAGCCATACATTTAGGTCCCCTGATCTCTGATGCAACTCAAGCGTACCGGCAAAATCATTGA